Proteins from one Telopea speciosissima isolate NSW1024214 ecotype Mountain lineage chromosome 1, Tspe_v1, whole genome shotgun sequence genomic window:
- the LOC122657392 gene encoding probable histone H2A.3 gives MAGRGKSLGAGAAKKATSRSSKAGLQFPVGRIARFLKAGKYAERVGAGAPVYLAAVLEYLAAEVLELAGNAARDNKKTRIVPRHIQLAVRNDEELSKLLGAVTIANGGVMPNIHNLLLPKKAGSGSSKSAAVDDDS, from the exons ATGGCCGGAAGGGGAAAGTCTCTAGGCGCTGGAGCGGCAAAGAAGGCAACATCTCGTAGCAGCAAGGCCGGACTTCAGTTTCCCGTTGGTAGAATTGCTAGATTTCTGAAAGCCGGCAAGTACGCGGAGCGAGTTGGTGCTGGTGCTCCTGTTTATCTTGCAGCCGTTCTTGAATACCTGGCAGCAGAG GTATTGGAATTAGCGGGGAACGCGGCTAGGGATAATAAGAAGACTCGGATTGTACCTAGGCATATTCAGTTGGCGGTGAGAAACGATGAAGAACTGAGCAAGTTGCTTGGTGCTGTTACTATAGCTAATGGTGGTGTGATGCCCAACATTCACAATCTCTTGTTGCCGAAGAAGGCTGGTTCTGGCTCTTCAAAGTCTGCTGCTGTTGATGACGATAGTTAG